Proteins encoded together in one Variovorax paradoxus window:
- a CDS encoding inositol monophosphatase family protein, with protein MSSPNLHPMLNVAVKAARAAGAIINRAALDVEAVRISQKQVNDFVTEVDHASEQAIIETLLGAYPGHGILAEESGTEHGAKDSDYVWIIDPLDGTTNFIHGFPVYCVSIALSVRGKIEQAVIYDPSRNDLFTATKGRGAYMNERRIRVSKRTKLSECLVSTGFPFRTGDNFKQYLAIMADMMPRMAGLRRPGAAALDLAYVAAGFTEAFFETGLNPWDVAAGSLLVTEAGGLIGNFTGEPDFLEQRECLAGAPRIYGQLVPLLAKYSKFAGIDDKMRASDRVRAVSAAARPNADESVDLYARSTVPDLPAASLDGDAPAPAAAPAAPVSRKLTRIRRDAPADGSPSEGDASGK; from the coding sequence ATGTCGTCCCCCAACCTGCATCCCATGCTCAATGTGGCCGTCAAGGCCGCACGCGCCGCCGGCGCCATCATCAACCGCGCCGCCCTCGACGTCGAGGCCGTGCGCATTTCGCAAAAGCAGGTCAACGACTTCGTCACCGAAGTCGACCACGCCAGCGAGCAAGCCATTATTGAAACGCTGCTTGGCGCATACCCGGGGCACGGCATCCTGGCCGAAGAATCGGGCACCGAGCATGGTGCAAAAGATTCCGACTACGTCTGGATCATCGATCCGCTCGACGGCACCACCAACTTCATCCACGGCTTTCCGGTCTACTGCGTTTCCATTGCGCTGTCGGTGCGCGGCAAGATCGAGCAGGCGGTCATTTACGACCCGAGCCGCAACGACCTGTTCACCGCCACCAAGGGCCGCGGCGCCTACATGAACGAGCGCCGCATTCGCGTCTCGAAGCGCACCAAGCTCAGCGAATGCCTTGTTTCGACCGGCTTTCCGTTTCGCACGGGCGACAACTTCAAGCAGTACCTGGCCATCATGGCCGACATGATGCCGCGCATGGCGGGCCTGCGCCGCCCGGGCGCGGCCGCGCTCGACCTGGCCTACGTGGCAGCCGGCTTTACCGAAGCCTTCTTTGAAACCGGCCTCAACCCCTGGGACGTGGCCGCGGGTTCGCTGCTGGTGACCGAGGCCGGCGGCCTGATTGGCAACTTCACGGGTGAGCCCGACTTTCTGGAACAGCGCGAATGCCTGGCCGGCGCCCCGCGCATCTACGGCCAACTGGTGCCGCTGCTTGCCAAATACTCCAAGTTTGCCGGCATCGACGACAAGATGCGCGCCAGCGACCGCGTGCGCGCCGTCTCTGCCGCAGCGCGGCCCAATGCCGACGAATCGGTCGACCTGTACGCGCGCAGCACGGTGCCCGACCTGCCCGCCGCATCGCTCGACGGCGACGCGCCCGCTCCTGCAGCCGCGCCGGCAGCACCGGTGTCGCGCAAGCTCACGCGCATTCGCCGCGACGCGCCTGCCGACGGCAGCCCTTCCGAAGGCGACGCTTCCGGCAAGTGA
- a CDS encoding FUSC family protein, with protein sequence MQGPGAALRFRAALRVALSQYVANGFSVALGLLVISAGAHFWLGTIAASAAAVGVIVTAPPDLPGPRRGKFFQMLPAPLIGLPLFFLVQLLHTAPIRLGLVLVPATFIAFLAMAWGKRGIPIAIAVMFSMIFSMATPAPSGMAEALQRTWHFGLGAGLYVIWATLANHALNARYRVQSVSDVLYSLAALMRTEATQFTPRDDTSDIRETPAPLLGRLLREQAALADQLQATRDIVLESPRTPRRQRLAAMLVIVLEMRDQLLASELDLDALKSHPAHAEALIEMRRVLEELADETTALADSLLMARTPEPVADRRPRLASIRLPAEEHLASHGMPGPNAAMLARGLASRIGHINDEVLRLSAMARGDAEPNLAVVRANWQMFVSPTDWSLRPFLTLWSWDAPPLRHAIRAALAIATGYAIAVSLPWGSHDYWILLTIVVVLRGSLSQTLERRNSRVAGTLLGCVLAVGLLSAHPSPLLLLAVVTVSQAIAHSFAVRRYLITAVAATVLGLLQAHMLNTGAAPIFALFERIADTLIGAAVAWGFCYVLPSWERGQIPALVARTLTAQARHARLALGLGQLQAVDSSPELEWRLARREAYDSLSALVQATQRSLSEPRAVQPPLEPLEHLQAHSYQLLAQLSAVKSMLVLRRDRLTPGEIEGPLARTAQRIETAIGSAPTTGPTLPESPGSTTVGGPIPLPDPFDNDISPWLLRRLDLATALATQLRDDAARILQPLETQATTTAQ encoded by the coding sequence ATGCAGGGGCCCGGTGCTGCCCTCAGGTTTCGTGCGGCGCTGCGTGTTGCGCTGAGCCAATACGTCGCCAACGGCTTCAGCGTTGCGCTCGGCCTGCTGGTCATCTCGGCCGGCGCGCATTTTTGGCTGGGCACCATAGCGGCCTCGGCAGCCGCAGTGGGCGTGATCGTCACGGCCCCGCCCGACCTGCCCGGCCCGCGCCGCGGCAAGTTCTTTCAAATGCTGCCGGCCCCGCTGATCGGCCTGCCGCTCTTCTTTCTGGTGCAGCTGCTGCACACGGCGCCCATTCGCCTTGGCCTGGTGCTGGTGCCAGCCACCTTCATCGCCTTCCTGGCCATGGCGTGGGGCAAGCGCGGCATTCCCATTGCCATTGCGGTGATGTTCTCGATGATTTTCTCGATGGCCACGCCTGCGCCGAGCGGCATGGCCGAGGCATTGCAGCGCACCTGGCACTTCGGCCTGGGCGCGGGCCTGTACGTGATCTGGGCCACGCTGGCCAACCATGCGCTCAACGCCCGCTATCGCGTGCAGTCGGTGTCGGACGTGCTGTATTCGCTGGCCGCGCTGATGCGCACCGAGGCCACCCAGTTCACGCCGCGCGACGACACCAGCGACATTCGCGAAACCCCCGCACCCTTGCTTGGCCGGTTGCTGCGCGAGCAGGCCGCACTGGCCGACCAGCTGCAGGCCACGCGCGACATCGTGCTCGAGTCGCCGCGTACGCCGCGCCGGCAGCGGCTGGCCGCCATGCTGGTGATCGTGCTCGAAATGCGCGACCAGCTGCTTGCGAGCGAGCTCGACCTGGACGCGCTCAAGAGCCACCCCGCGCATGCGGAGGCGCTCATTGAAATGCGCCGCGTGCTCGAAGAGCTGGCCGACGAAACCACCGCCCTGGCCGATTCGCTGTTGATGGCCCGCACACCCGAGCCGGTGGCTGACCGCCGGCCGCGCCTTGCATCGATTCGCCTTCCTGCCGAAGAACACCTGGCAAGCCACGGCATGCCCGGCCCCAACGCCGCGATGCTCGCGCGCGGCCTGGCAAGCCGCATCGGCCACATCAACGACGAGGTGCTGCGCCTTTCGGCCATGGCACGCGGCGACGCGGAGCCCAACCTGGCCGTGGTGCGTGCCAACTGGCAGATGTTCGTGAGCCCGACCGACTGGTCGCTGCGGCCCTTTCTTACGCTGTGGAGCTGGGACGCACCGCCGCTGCGGCATGCCATTCGCGCAGCGCTGGCCATTGCAACGGGCTATGCCATTGCGGTGTCGCTGCCCTGGGGCTCGCACGACTACTGGATCTTGCTGACCATTGTGGTGGTGCTGCGCGGCAGCCTTTCGCAAACGCTGGAGCGGCGCAACAGCCGCGTGGCGGGCACGCTGCTGGGCTGCGTGCTGGCGGTGGGGCTGCTCTCCGCGCATCCGTCGCCGCTGCTGCTGCTGGCCGTGGTTACCGTGTCGCAGGCCATTGCGCACAGCTTTGCGGTGCGGCGCTACCTCATCACTGCAGTGGCGGCCACGGTGCTCGGCTTGCTGCAGGCGCACATGCTCAACACCGGCGCAGCGCCCATCTTTGCGCTGTTCGAGCGCATTGCCGACACGCTCATCGGCGCCGCGGTGGCCTGGGGCTTTTGCTACGTGCTGCCCTCATGGGAGCGCGGGCAGATTCCGGCGCTGGTGGCGCGCACGCTCACCGCGCAGGCGCGCCATGCACGCTTGGCGCTTGGCCTGGGCCAACTGCAGGCGGTCGACAGCAGCCCCGAGCTCGAATGGCGGCTTGCGCGCCGCGAGGCCTACGACAGCCTTTCGGCGCTGGTGCAGGCCACGCAGCGTTCGCTCTCAGAGCCGCGGGCGGTGCAGCCGCCGCTCGAGCCGCTGGAGCACCTGCAGGCACACAGCTACCAGTTGCTCGCACAACTGAGCGCCGTAAAATCGATGCTCGTGCTGCGGCGCGACCGGCTCACTCCGGGCGAAATCGAAGGCCCGCTCGCGCGCACTGCGCAGCGCATCGAGACAGCCATCGGCAGCGCACCCACCACCGGTCCCACGTTGCCCGAAAGCCCCGGCTCCACCACCGTGGGCGGCCCGATTCCCCTGCCAGATCCTTTCGACAACGACATCAGCCCCTGGCTGCTGCGCCGTCTCGACCTGGCCACGGCACTCGCTACGCAGCTGCGCGACGACGCGGCGCGAATTCTTCAACCCCTGGAGACACAAGCCACGACCACCGCTCAATGA
- a CDS encoding mechanosensitive ion channel family protein: protein MTQEMLAHPWFGTWLAALVAVPLALLAHRIGGLVLMRITRPAPALHSMVINCRPVARVVLPLVALLLVFQAAPSDLRFISNVRHLNGLLLIAATTWLTVKAISGFADGVLAQHPYDVADNLQARRVLTQTRVLARTAMTMVLVAGGAMMLMTFPDARQVGASLLASAGVIGIVAGLAAKPVFSNLIAGLQIALAQPIRIDDVLVVEGEWGRVEEITGTFVVVKIWDDRRLILPLSYFIEKPFQNWTRSSSQLLGAVFVYADYGMPLPPLREEVERIVKSAPEWDGRFFNLQVTDATERTMQIRVLCTAGNSSLAFDLRCKVREGLIDFMQREYPQFLPRMRIESDGRQDRQHQQETQLHAVPSPR from the coding sequence ATGACCCAAGAGATGCTTGCCCACCCCTGGTTCGGCACCTGGCTCGCAGCCCTTGTTGCCGTTCCGCTCGCACTGCTTGCCCACCGCATCGGCGGCCTTGTGCTTATGCGAATCACCCGCCCGGCGCCCGCGCTGCATTCAATGGTGATCAACTGCAGGCCCGTGGCCCGTGTGGTGCTGCCTCTTGTGGCGCTGCTGCTGGTGTTTCAGGCGGCGCCGAGCGATCTTCGGTTCATCAGCAACGTACGGCACTTGAACGGCCTGCTGCTGATTGCCGCCACCACCTGGCTCACGGTCAAGGCCATCAGCGGCTTTGCGGACGGCGTATTGGCGCAGCACCCGTACGACGTGGCAGACAACCTGCAGGCGCGGCGGGTGCTCACGCAAACCCGCGTGCTCGCGCGCACGGCCATGACCATGGTGCTGGTGGCCGGCGGCGCGATGATGCTCATGACCTTTCCCGATGCGCGGCAGGTGGGTGCCAGCCTGCTGGCATCGGCGGGGGTGATCGGCATCGTGGCCGGCCTGGCGGCCAAGCCGGTGTTCAGCAACCTGATTGCCGGGCTGCAGATTGCGCTGGCCCAGCCCATACGCATCGACGACGTGCTGGTCGTCGAGGGCGAATGGGGCCGCGTCGAAGAGATTACCGGCACCTTTGTGGTGGTGAAGATCTGGGACGACCGGCGTTTGATCTTGCCGCTGAGTTACTTCATAGAAAAGCCGTTCCAGAACTGGACGCGCAGCTCGTCGCAGCTGCTGGGCGCGGTTTTCGTCTACGCAGACTACGGCATGCCGCTGCCGCCGCTGCGCGAAGAGGTCGAGCGCATCGTGAAGTCGGCGCCAGAGTGGGACGGCCGGTTTTTCAACCTTCAGGTAACCGACGCCACCGAGCGCACCATGCAGATTCGCGTGCTTTGCACCGCCGGCAATTCAAGCCTTGCCTTCGATCTACGCTGCAAGGTGCGTGAAGGGCTCATCGACTTCATGCAGCGCGAATACCCGCAGTTCTTGCCCCGCATGCGCATAGAAAGCGACGGCAGGCAAGACAGGCAACACCAGCAAGAAACGCAACTTCACGCGGTGCCGTCGCCACGCTGA